A single Amphiprion ocellaris isolate individual 3 ecotype Okinawa chromosome 15, ASM2253959v1, whole genome shotgun sequence DNA region contains:
- the snx13 gene encoding sorting nexin-13 isoform X3 produces the protein MSEVPQQRISATQRAQASLSIWGWGGLGVVLFLVTFGPFAIFYLAFYIFCFIGGGFAVTLLYGKINSEKHLEKCEQSYLPPTQIGILKTLDEMKLEIRPIKIDRRLTGSSFIDEPLQQVIQFALRDYIQYWYYTLSEDESFLLEIRQTLQNALVQFSTRSKEVDWQPYFTTRLVDDFATHLRVFRKAQDRLADREDKQRDITEELVDSFFEAEVEMERKICRDVVCTSHKDEEGFLRDLCELLLYLLLPPGDFHNKNMRYFLREVLARGVLLPLINQLSDPDYINQFVIWMIRDSSCNYEAFMNILKLTDKPAELEAVKDKVLEELQYLRSLDTAGDDINVIKNQINSLLFVKKVCETRIQRLQSGKEVDALKLAANFGKLCVIPLDHILIHNIALQFFMDFMQAAGAQAELFFWLTVEGYRVTAQQQLEAMQGWQKDGGKKQPSATKGLLKAAALGVYEQYLSEKASPRVQVDEESVTKLGEKLQKDDPTPEIFDEIQRKVYDMMLRDERFYPSFKQSPLYVRMLAELDMLKEPSYRGSDDGDGESFNGSPTGSINLSLDDLSNSCHDETMQLHAFISDTADTCLPGFWGAAGVCNDHGKTYALYAITVFRRNQDGSEDCWKTYRRYSDFHDFHMRITEQFENLASILKLPGKKTFNNMDRDFLEKRKKDLNAYLQLLLNPEMVKACPTLIPYVYDFLENKAYSKGKGEFARKIDTFVNPLRSSMRNMSNAVKALPDSLAEGMTKVSDNMGRMSERLGQDIKQSIFKVPPLLPKSDIDPDHCRVSAQLDDNVDDNIPLRVMLLLMDEVFDLKEKNQWLRRNIKNLLQQLIRATYGDTINRKIVDHVDYLTSPEQVADYVKKFRDSYWPNGILAETPPRRDKSIRMRTRVAAKTSLLGIMPDELKHIIGADTTRKGILRVFDMFQYQPMNRRLVYVFLEGFLETMFPQYKFPELFVKLHSRSPRIHRYSQKLKSSSLKR, from the exons ATGAGTGAGGTCCCTCAACAACGAATTTCTGCAACACAACGAGCACAG gccaGTCTGTCCATCTGGGGATGGGGGGGTCTTGGAGTCGTGCTGTTCCTCGTCACCTTTGGACCCTTTGCCATATTCTACCTGGCCTTTTATATCTTCTGCTTCATTGGAGG GGGCTTTGCGGTCACTTTGCTTTATGGAAAGATCAACTCCGAAAAACACCTGGAGAAGTGCGAGCAATCTTATTTGCCGCCCACACAAATTGGTATACTGAAG aCATTGGATGAGATGAAGCTGGAGATTAGACCCATAAAGATTGACAGGAGACTGACGGGCTCCAGCTTCATAGATGAACCACTacaacag GTGATCCAGTTTGCGCTTAGAGACTACATCCAGTACTGGTATTACACTCTGAGCGAGGATGAATCCTTTTTATTGGAGATCAGACAGACGCTCCAGAATGCCCTTGTCCAGTTCTCCACACG GTCCAAAGAGGTGGACTGGCAGCCTTACTTCACCACTCGCCTGGTGGACGACTTTGCCACCCATTTACGTGTCTTTAGAAAAGCCCAGGATCGCCTCGCTGACAGGGAGGACAAGCAAA GAGACATAACAGAAGAGCTGGTGGACTCATTCTTTGAGGCCGAGGTGGAGATGGAAAGAAAGATTTGTCGAGACGTAGTGTGCACCTCACACAAAGATGAAGAAG gtTTTCTTCGGGACTTGTGTGAGTTGCTTCTGTATCTGTTACTACCTCCTGGAGATTTCCACAACAAGAATATGAGATACTTCTTGAGG gaGGTGTTGGCGCGTGGTGTGTTACTTCCTCTGATCAACCAGCTGAGCGATCCTGACTACATCAATCAGTTTGTTATCTGGATG ATTCGGGACTCCAGCTGTAACTATGAAGCCTTCATGAACATCCTGAAGTTAACAGACAAACCTGCTGAGCTGGAGGCCGTGAAAGACAAGgtgctggaggagctgcagtaTCTCCGCTCCCTGGACACAGCTGGAGATG ACATCAACGTGATTAAGAACCAGATTAACAGTCTTCTGTTTGTGAAGAAGGTGTGTGAGACCAGGATCCAGAGACTTCAGTCTGGCAAG GAAGTCGATGCCTTAAAGCTGGCAGCCAACTTTGGCAAGCTGTGCGTGATCCCTCTGGATCACATCCTCATCCACAACATAGCCCTGCAGTTCTTTATGG ACTTCATGCAGGCAGCGGGGGCCCAGGCGGAACTGTTCTTCTGGCTTACCGTGGAGGGATACAGGGTGACGgcgcagcagcagctggaggcgATGCAGGGCTGGCAGAAAGATGGAGGCAAAAAGCAGCCCAGTGCCACCAAGGGGCTGCTGAAGGCTGCAGCACTCGGTGTCTATGAGCAATACCTCTCAGAAAAG GCGTCTCCCAGGGTGCAGGTGGACGAGGAATCTGTTACAAAACTGGGGGAGAAGTTACAGAAAGACGACCCCACGCCGGAGATATTTGATGAAATTCAAAGAAAG GTATATGACATGATGCTACGTGATGAGCGCTTTTACCCATCCTTCAAGCAGAGTCCTCTCTACGTCCGCATGCTAGCAGAGCTGGACATGTTGAAAGAGCCAAGCTACCGAGGGTCTGATGATGGTGACGGAGAATCCTTCAATGGTTCTCCCACAGGAAGCATAAACCTA TCTTTGGACGACTTGTCCAACTCCTGCCATGATGAAACTATGCAGCTACATGCCTTCATCTCCGACACAG CTGATACTTGTCTCCCGGGCTTCTGGGGTGCTGCAGGGGTGTGCAATGACCACGGTAAGACCTACGCGCTGTACGCCATCACTGTGTTCAGACGCAACCAAGACGGCAGTGAGGACTGCTGGAAGACTTACCGCCGCTACTCGGACTTCCATGACTTCCACATGAGAATCACTGAACAG TTTGAGAACCTAGCGTCAATCCTCAAGCTTCCCGGGAAGAAGACCTTTAACAACATGGACAGAGACTTCttggagaagagaaaaaaagacctCAATGCTTACCTACAG ttgcTGCTCAACCCAGAGATGGTGAAGGCCTGCCCAACTCTGATTCCCTATGTGTATGACTTCCTAGAGAACAAGGCCTACAGCAAGGGCAAAGGAGAGTTTGCACGAAAG ATAGACACGTTTGTAAATCCTTTGCGAAGCTCCATGAGGAACATGTCTAACGCAGTAAAAGCCCTGCCAGACAGTCTGGCTGAAGGAATGACCAAAGTCTCTGACAACATGGGCCGCATGTCAGAAAGACTTGGTCAGGACATCAAACAATCCATATTCAAG GTGCCTCCACTCCTCCCCAAGTCTGACATCGACCCAGACCACTGTCGAGTGTCGGCCCAGCTTGATGACAAT GTGGATGATAATATCCCACTGCGggtaatgctgctgctgatggacgAGGTGTTTGACCTCAAAGAGAAAAACCAGTGGCTGCGCAGGAACATTAAGAACCTGCTGCAGCAACTCATCAGGGCCACATATGGAGACACTATCAACAG AAAAATCGTGGATCATGTGGACTATTTGACATCACCAGAGCAGGTGGCAGACTACGTCAAAAAGTTCAG GGATTCCTACTGGCCCAATGGTATTCTAGCTGAGACCCCGCCCCGCCGGGACAAGAGCATCCGCATGAGGACACGAGTAGCTGCCAAGACAAGCCTGCTGGGGATCATGCCAG ACGAGCTGAAGCACATCATTGGAGCGGACACCACCAGAAAGGGCATACTCCGTGTCTTTGACATGTTTCAGTACCAACCCATGAACCGCCGGCTAGTCTACGTTTTCCTGGAGGGCTTCCTGGAGACCATGTTCCCTCAGTACAAATTCCCCGAGCTCTTTGTCAAGCTGCACTCCCGTTCGCCGCGCATTCACAGATACAGTCAGAAACTCAAATCCTCCTCCCTCAAGAGGTGA